The Gemella haemolysans genome includes a region encoding these proteins:
- the grdA gene encoding glycine/sarcosine/betaine reductase complex selenoprotein A yields the protein MVNLINKKVVIIGDRDGIPGLAIEECVKPIEGLEVVFSSTECFVUTAAGAMDLENQKRIKEAAEKFGNENVVVLLGAAEAEAAGLAAETVTVGDPTFAGPLAGVELNLAVYHIVEEEIKSQIDEAIYEDQVGMMEMVLDVDEIASEMKDVRGE from the coding sequence ATGGTAAATCTTATTAATAAAAAAGTAGTTATCATTGGTGACCGTGATGGGATTCCAGGATTAGCTATAGAAGAATGTGTAAAACCAATTGAGGGATTAGAAGTAGTATTTTCATCTACTGAGTGTTTTGTCTGAACGGCTGCAGGGGCTATGGACTTAGAAAACCAAAAACGTATTAAAGAAGCTGCCGAAAAATTCGGTAACGAAAACGTTGTGGTTTTACTAGGTGCTGCAGAAGCCGAAGCTGCTGGTCTAGCAGCTGAAACTGTAACAGTGGGAGATCCAACATTCGCAGGACCACTTGCTGGAGTAGAACTTAATCTAGCTGTATATCACATTGTAGAAGAAGAAATTAAATCACAAATAGATGAAGCAATCTATGAAGATCAAGTAGGAATGATGGAAATGGTATTAGACGTAGATGAAATCGCAAGCGAAATGAAAGACGTTCGTGGAGAGTAG
- a CDS encoding glycine/sarcosine/betaine reductase component B subunit: MRLELGKIHIKDIQFAAESKIEANVLYVNKEELVKAVFEDDAIESVDLEIARPGESVRITPVKDVIEPRVKVEGRGGIFPGILSKVDTVGEGRTIALKGMAVVTTGKIVGFQEGIIDMTGVGAEYTPFSKTNNLIVIAEPKEGIKQHEHEKAVRYIGFKAARYIAELARTLEPEEVEVYETKPLLEQIAEYPDLPKVGYVYMLQTQGLLHDTYVYGVDAKQIVPTILYPTEVMDGAIVSGNCVSACDKNPTYVHLNNGVIEDLYKKHGKEINFLGVIITNENVYLMDKERSSNWTAKLCRYLNLDAVIVSQEGFGNPDTDLIMNCKKIEAEQVKTVIVTDEYAGRDGASQSLADADVAANAVVTGGNANQVVVLPKLDKIIGHIDVVNVIAGGNQDSLREDGTIEVEIQAITGATNETGFGYLSAKTF, from the coding sequence ATGCGTCTTGAATTAGGAAAGATTCATATTAAAGATATACAATTTGCTGCAGAATCAAAAATTGAGGCAAATGTATTATATGTAAATAAAGAAGAGCTTGTAAAAGCTGTTTTTGAGGATGATGCAATTGAATCTGTTGATTTAGAAATTGCTCGTCCTGGTGAAAGTGTTCGTATTACTCCGGTTAAGGATGTAATTGAACCTCGTGTAAAAGTTGAAGGACGTGGTGGAATATTCCCTGGTATACTTTCAAAAGTAGATACTGTAGGAGAAGGACGCACTATCGCCCTTAAAGGTATGGCTGTTGTAACTACTGGTAAAATAGTAGGATTCCAAGAAGGTATCATCGATATGACAGGTGTTGGAGCTGAATATACTCCATTTTCAAAAACAAATAACCTAATCGTTATAGCTGAACCAAAAGAAGGAATTAAACAACATGAACATGAAAAAGCAGTTCGTTATATCGGATTTAAAGCTGCAAGATATATTGCAGAATTAGCTCGTACATTAGAACCCGAAGAAGTAGAAGTGTATGAAACAAAACCGCTATTAGAACAAATTGCTGAATATCCAGATCTTCCAAAAGTAGGATATGTATACATGCTTCAAACTCAAGGACTATTACATGATACTTATGTATACGGTGTTGATGCAAAACAAATAGTACCAACTATCCTATATCCAACAGAAGTCATGGATGGTGCTATTGTAAGTGGTAACTGTGTATCGGCATGTGATAAAAACCCAACTTATGTACACTTAAACAATGGAGTTATTGAAGACCTATATAAAAAACATGGTAAAGAAATTAACTTCTTAGGTGTAATAATTACTAATGAAAATGTTTATTTAATGGATAAAGAACGTTCGTCTAACTGGACAGCAAAACTTTGTCGTTACTTAAACTTAGATGCGGTAATCGTATCTCAAGAAGGATTTGGTAATCCAGATACTGACTTAATTATGAACTGTAAAAAAATTGAAGCGGAACAAGTTAAAACTGTTATCGTAACAGATGAATATGCAGGTCGTGATGGAGCTAGCCAAAGTTTAGCTGACGCTGATGTTGCGGCTAATGCTGTAGTTACAGGTGGAAATGCTAACCAAGTAGTAGTATTACCAAAACTAGATAAAATTATAGGACACATTGATGTAGTAAACGTAATTGCTGGTGGTAACCAAGATTCATTAAGAGAAGATGGAACTATCGAAGTAGAAATCCAAGCTATTACAGGTGCTACTAACGAAACTGGATTTGGTTACTTAAGTGCCAAAACTTTCTAA
- the grdB gene encoding glycine reductase complex selenoprotein B, with amino-acid sequence MSKIRVVHYINQFFAGVGGEEKAHIAPELRTELPPISVQLQGKLGEEFEVVATVVCGDSYFNENLEKVQVELIDMIKGYDPQLFIAGPAFNAGRYGVAAGTITKAVQDELHIPAVTAMYVENPGTDMFRKEVYILETSDSAAGMRKALPKLAKFAAKLAKGEEILSPKEEGYHERGVRVNFFSEKRGSERAVEMLVKKIKGEEFETEYPMPNFDRVEPNPAVKDLTKAKIALVTSGGIVPKGNPDHIESSSASKYGEYSLEGFNDLTAETHETAHGGYDPVYANEDSDRVLPVDVMRDFVKEGKIGSLHEKFYTTVGNGTAVASAVGFAKEYAQKLVADGVDAVILTSTUGTCTRCGATMVKEIERAGIPVVHMCTVVPISLTVGANRIVPTIAIPHPLGNPKLDADEEKKLRRGLVEKALHALTVEVDSQTVFE; translated from the coding sequence ATGTCTAAAATAAGAGTAGTACATTATATAAACCAATTCTTCGCCGGAGTAGGTGGAGAAGAAAAAGCCCACATTGCACCAGAATTAAGAACTGAATTACCACCTATTAGTGTTCAGTTACAAGGCAAGTTGGGAGAAGAATTCGAAGTAGTAGCTACAGTAGTTTGTGGAGATAGCTACTTCAATGAAAATTTAGAAAAAGTTCAAGTAGAACTTATTGATATGATTAAAGGATATGATCCTCAACTATTTATCGCAGGGCCAGCTTTTAATGCGGGACGTTATGGAGTTGCAGCAGGAACTATTACTAAAGCTGTTCAAGACGAACTTCATATTCCAGCGGTAACAGCTATGTATGTAGAAAACCCTGGTACAGATATGTTTAGAAAAGAAGTTTATATTCTTGAAACATCTGATAGTGCTGCAGGAATGAGAAAAGCTTTACCAAAATTAGCTAAATTCGCAGCGAAATTAGCTAAAGGAGAAGAAATATTATCTCCAAAAGAAGAAGGATACCACGAAAGAGGAGTTCGTGTAAACTTCTTTAGTGAAAAACGTGGTTCTGAACGTGCTGTTGAAATGCTTGTTAAGAAAATTAAAGGTGAAGAATTTGAAACAGAATATCCAATGCCTAACTTCGATAGAGTAGAACCAAATCCAGCGGTTAAAGATTTAACTAAAGCTAAAATCGCCTTAGTAACTTCTGGAGGAATCGTGCCAAAAGGCAACCCAGATCACATTGAATCATCTTCAGCTTCTAAATATGGGGAATACTCATTAGAAGGATTTAACGATTTAACTGCCGAAACTCATGAAACAGCTCACGGTGGATATGACCCAGTGTATGCTAATGAAGATTCAGATAGAGTATTACCAGTTGATGTAATGAGAGATTTCGTCAAAGAAGGTAAAATTGGAAGTTTACATGAAAAATTCTATACAACTGTAGGTAATGGTACAGCCGTTGCTAGTGCAGTAGGATTTGCAAAAGAATATGCACAAAAATTAGTAGCTGATGGAGTAGATGCTGTAATTTTAACTTCTACTTGAGGTACTTGTACTCGTTGCGGTGCAACGATGGTAAAAGAAATAGAGAGAGCGGGTATACCTGTGGTTCACATGTGTACAGTAGTACCGATTTCTCTAACAGTAGGAGCGAACAGAATCGTACCTACTATAGCAATTCCTCACCCATTAGGAAATCCTAAATTAGATGCGGATGAAGAGAAAAAACTAAGAAGAGGTCTTGTAGAAAAAGCATTACATGCTTTAACTGTTGAAGTAGATAGTCAAACAGTATTCGAATAA
- a CDS encoding glycine/sarcosine/betaine reductase component B subunit codes for MGIGPSTKETSLHHFRDPLLDVLAEDPDIDFQGVIVVGTPQDNRLKHLVGWRAATWLEAMRTDGAIISADGWGNSDVDYANTMFEIGERGISIVGLKFMGKHKFVVENQYTKFVLDFNKSEEGVETEIVCQNNIDYTDARKALALLKLKMRQDANNK; via the coding sequence ATGGGTATTGGACCATCTACAAAAGAAACAAGCTTACACCACTTTAGAGATCCATTATTAGATGTACTAGCGGAAGATCCTGATATCGACTTTCAAGGGGTAATTGTAGTAGGAACGCCGCAGGATAATCGATTAAAACATTTAGTTGGATGGCGAGCTGCAACATGGTTAGAAGCAATGAGAACTGATGGAGCTATTATCTCAGCGGATGGTTGGGGAAATAGTGATGTTGACTATGCTAATACTATGTTTGAAATAGGAGAGCGTGGAATTTCTATCGTAGGACTAAAATTTATGGGTAAACATAAATTTGTAGTTGAAAATCAATACACGAAGTTCGTTTTAGATTTTAATAAATCTGAAGAAGGTGTAGAAACAGAAATAGTTTGTCAAAATAATATTGATTATACTGATGCTAGAAAGGCATTGGCATTATTAAAACTTAAAATGAGACAAGATGCAAATAACAAATAA
- the grdC gene encoding glycine/sarcosine/betaine reductase complex component C subunit beta: MNYPVFKGAGYILVHTPDMIVRNGSTCSIERVTNPDSEFLKEVSNHIRSYEEVVNYLPNQVYIGNKTPDELKAYPMPWYDIKDEQGQRHGKFGQIVPQDEFLALMKICDAFDLVKLSEEFVASVRPKIEENFKELAPLFDKLEGTDINDKEDDFEALVHEGKVVGYVKKAHDVDMNLNAHVIFENLVVKASGVISALELLRSYKINPEDIDYVVECSEEACGDINQRGGGNFAKSIAEVAGLVNATGSDLRGFCAAPTHALISASALVKSGVYKNVLVVAGGASAKLGMNGKDHVKKGLPVLEDVLGGFAVLIGENDGVNPIIRTDLVGKHNVGTGSSPQAVMGALVANPLDKANLKITDVDVFSVEMQNPDITKSAGAGNVPEANYKMIAALAAMRGDIEKKELKSFIEAKGLPGWAPTQGHIPSGVPYVGFLIDDLTKGDKNRAMIVGKGSLFLGRMTNLFDGVSIVIERNNGAVEGETAGISKDEIRKIIAESMRKISQEMLEE, from the coding sequence ATGAATTATCCAGTATTTAAGGGAGCAGGATACATTCTTGTTCACACACCAGATATGATAGTAAGAAATGGATCTACTTGCTCAATAGAAAGAGTAACGAATCCAGATTCTGAGTTTTTAAAAGAAGTATCGAATCATATTCGTTCATATGAAGAAGTAGTTAACTACTTACCTAACCAAGTGTATATCGGGAATAAAACTCCTGATGAGTTAAAAGCTTACCCAATGCCTTGGTATGATATTAAAGACGAGCAAGGTCAACGTCACGGAAAATTTGGACAAATTGTTCCTCAAGATGAATTTTTAGCTTTGATGAAAATCTGTGATGCTTTTGATTTAGTAAAACTATCAGAAGAGTTTGTAGCCAGTGTTCGTCCAAAAATAGAGGAAAACTTCAAAGAGCTAGCTCCTTTATTCGATAAATTAGAAGGAACTGATATAAACGATAAAGAAGATGATTTTGAAGCATTGGTTCACGAAGGAAAAGTAGTAGGTTATGTTAAAAAAGCTCACGATGTCGATATGAACTTGAATGCTCATGTTATATTTGAAAATCTAGTAGTTAAGGCTTCTGGAGTTATTTCAGCATTAGAATTACTGCGTAGTTACAAAATAAATCCAGAAGATATTGATTATGTAGTTGAATGTTCTGAAGAAGCATGTGGAGATATTAACCAACGTGGTGGTGGTAACTTTGCGAAGTCTATAGCAGAAGTAGCTGGACTAGTTAATGCTACTGGTTCTGACCTAAGAGGTTTCTGTGCAGCACCAACTCATGCTTTAATAAGTGCATCAGCGTTAGTAAAATCTGGTGTTTACAAAAATGTTTTAGTAGTTGCTGGTGGAGCTAGTGCAAAACTTGGAATGAATGGTAAAGATCACGTTAAAAAAGGTCTACCAGTTCTTGAAGATGTACTAGGTGGATTCGCTGTTCTTATCGGTGAAAATGATGGAGTAAATCCAATAATAAGAACTGATCTAGTAGGAAAACATAATGTAGGAACAGGATCTTCACCACAGGCTGTAATGGGAGCTTTAGTTGCAAATCCATTAGATAAAGCTAATCTAAAAATTACAGATGTTGATGTATTCTCTGTAGAAATGCAGAATCCAGACATTACGAAATCTGCAGGAGCAGGAAATGTTCCTGAAGCTAACTATAAAATGATTGCAGCTTTAGCAGCAATGCGAGGAGATATTGAGAAAAAAGAATTAAAATCATTCATCGAAGCAAAAGGATTACCTGGATGGGCCCCAACTCAAGGACATATCCCTTCAGGTGTACCATATGTAGGATTCTTAATTGATGATCTTACAAAAGGAGATAAAAACCGTGCCATGATAGTAGGTAAAGGAAGTTTATTCTTAGGAAGAATGACTAACTTATTCGATGGAGTATCTATTGTAATCGAAAGAAATAATGGAGCTGTAGAAGGAGAAACTGCAGGAATTTCTAAAGACGAAATAAGAAAAATTATAGCAGAATCAATGAGAAAAATTTCCCAAGAAATGTTAGAAGAATAG
- the trxB gene encoding thioredoxin-disulfide reductase codes for MSRHYDVIIIGSGPAGLSAALYASRAKLSTLVLEKSKNGGQAAITHLIENYPGAVEDPTGPRVTARMVEQAKSFGAEIKQDEVLNVELEGDEKVVTCVSGDYTAKTVIIATGASPRKLDAPGIKELESKGISYCATCDGDFFEGLDVYVVGGANSAVEEALFLTKFARKVTIVYRRENVRCEKVTAEKAKNNPKIEILGNTVVTEAIGDGILEAIRLKNLITGEEYVIEADEEDGTMGLFFFIGYIPQTKLFEGKVEMTEDGYIKAGEDTRTNVDGVFVAGDCRVKDIRQVVTAVSDGAVAAIRAEKYIAEKFE; via the coding sequence ATGAGTAGACATTATGATGTAATTATTATAGGTTCAGGACCAGCTGGTTTATCTGCTGCTTTGTATGCTTCACGTGCGAAATTAAGTACCTTGGTTCTTGAAAAATCTAAAAATGGGGGACAAGCTGCGATTACGCACTTAATTGAAAACTACCCTGGAGCGGTGGAAGATCCAACAGGACCTCGTGTAACAGCAAGAATGGTTGAACAAGCTAAGAGTTTCGGAGCTGAAATAAAACAAGATGAAGTTCTTAATGTTGAACTTGAGGGAGATGAAAAAGTAGTTACTTGCGTAAGTGGTGATTATACTGCTAAAACAGTAATTATTGCTACAGGAGCGTCTCCAAGAAAATTAGATGCACCAGGAATTAAAGAGTTAGAAAGTAAAGGTATTTCTTACTGTGCAACTTGTGATGGTGACTTTTTTGAAGGGCTTGATGTTTATGTAGTTGGTGGAGCTAATAGTGCTGTGGAAGAAGCTTTATTCTTAACTAAATTTGCTCGTAAAGTAACAATTGTATATCGTAGAGAAAATGTTCGTTGTGAAAAAGTTACTGCAGAAAAAGCTAAAAACAATCCAAAAATTGAAATTTTAGGAAATACTGTAGTTACAGAAGCAATTGGAGATGGTATTTTAGAAGCTATTAGATTGAAAAATTTAATAACTGGTGAAGAATATGTAATTGAAGCTGACGAAGAAGATGGAACAATGGGATTATTCTTCTTTATCGGATACATTCCTCAAACAAAATTATTTGAAGGAAAAGTTGAAATGACAGAAGATGGATACATTAAAGCTGGTGAAGATACTAGAACAAATGTAGATGGTGTATTTGTAGCTGGTGACTGTCGTGTTAAAGATATCCGTCAAGTAGTTACTGCGGTATCAGACGGAGCTGTAGCAGCGATTCGCGCTGAAAAATATATTGCTGAGAAATTTGAATAA
- the prdD gene encoding proline reductase cluster protein PrdD: protein MSKERLQIKAFHMKNVVLGKKVKIENNELIIPTEIEYDKNIFESVEVKIIKPREHDFYVNTIMDIVPISTKVLGRLGEGITHTLTGVYMLLTGANTKGEQMHEFGSSEGILKEQLVLNKAGSPADSDYLIHIDVIIKSDVDFDRALAFSIFELSDVYLQNIREVMKVLSGRDADEVHEFYNPKNPGKPKVALVKEVAGQGMMYDNQLFPIEPSGIDKGISIIDMNNMPVLLTANEYRDGAIRAMV, encoded by the coding sequence ATGTCAAAAGAGAGATTGCAAATAAAAGCATTTCATATGAAAAATGTTGTTTTAGGGAAAAAAGTGAAAATTGAAAACAATGAACTTATTATTCCAACAGAGATTGAATATGATAAAAATATTTTTGAAAGTGTAGAGGTGAAAATAATTAAACCTCGTGAACATGATTTTTATGTGAATACTATAATGGATATAGTTCCTATATCTACAAAGGTTTTAGGAAGACTTGGTGAAGGGATTACGCATACTTTAACAGGGGTATATATGTTGTTAACAGGTGCGAATACTAAAGGTGAACAAATGCATGAATTTGGTTCTTCAGAAGGTATTCTTAAAGAACAACTTGTGCTAAATAAAGCGGGATCACCAGCTGACAGTGATTATTTAATACATATTGATGTTATTATTAAATCAGACGTGGATTTTGATAGAGCTTTAGCATTTTCTATTTTTGAATTATCAGATGTATATTTACAAAATATACGAGAAGTGATGAAAGTTCTTAGCGGACGTGATGCTGATGAAGTTCACGAATTTTATAATCCAAAAAATCCTGGAAAACCTAAAGTAGCTTTAGTTAAGGAAGTTGCAGGACAAGGGATGATGTATGATAATCAGTTATTCCCAATAGAACCTAGTGGAATAGATAAAGGTATTTCTATTATAGATATGAACAATATGCCAGTGCTACTAACAGCTAACGAATATCGTGATGGCGCTATAAGAGCAATGGTATAG
- a CDS encoding GrdX family protein, translating to MKLITNNPKFIEENLKDIEIEYLDVSYIDILRKVRDYVHENWEIVTHPLYGSVKPNETIYRTIVIKENNSLDITSVNLISDAVLTFKKFRNNREVPQWTDRVKDDFSVIDHDLIINAINRIL from the coding sequence ATGAAACTAATAACTAACAATCCAAAATTTATTGAGGAGAACTTAAAAGATATAGAAATTGAGTATTTAGATGTGAGTTATATAGATATCTTAAGAAAGGTAAGAGACTATGTTCATGAAAACTGGGAGATAGTAACACATCCTCTTTATGGTAGTGTGAAACCAAATGAAACGATTTATAGGACGATTGTCATAAAAGAAAATAATTCTTTGGATATAACGTCGGTTAATTTAATCTCAGATGCGGTATTAACATTTAAAAAATTTAGAAATAATAGAGAAGTGCCTCAGTGGACTGATAGAGTAAAAGATGATTTTAGTGTCATCGATCATGATTTAATAATAAATGCGATAAATAGAATTTTATAA
- the rarD gene encoding EamA family transporter RarD, whose amino-acid sequence MNNTQKSLVAILICYFSWGLFPIYFKLLKSIGAYEVLAMRILCSFIFMILVVGIAKNKKTIFEEIKKIWDNKKSFLLLVLASFLITGNWLTYIIAVNTNHVLEASFGYYLNPIVTIILAVVFLKEKLTRTQTIACLFVGGSLLYLFISLGSLPWISIMLALTFGLYSLCKKKIILSPKASLLIETAIVSPIAIIYMGYLASNNSVTFHTFGTDTLIYLLLSGVITAVPLMLFAKGATDIPLYMLGILQYLPPTMQFFIGIFVYGEELSVQKLISFSIIWVAVAVFCYSAVVSMKKQNLVSESHKK is encoded by the coding sequence ATGAATAATACTCAAAAAAGTTTAGTAGCTATTCTTATTTGTTACTTTTCCTGGGGACTCTTCCCCATATATTTTAAACTGCTAAAAAGCATAGGTGCATATGAAGTTTTAGCAATGCGAATTCTATGTTCATTTATTTTTATGATTTTAGTAGTAGGAATTGCTAAAAATAAGAAAACTATTTTTGAAGAAATAAAAAAAATCTGGGATAACAAAAAAAGTTTTTTACTACTAGTTCTAGCTTCGTTTTTAATTACTGGAAACTGGCTAACATACATAATCGCAGTAAATACTAACCACGTATTAGAAGCAAGTTTTGGATATTACTTAAATCCAATCGTTACAATTATCTTAGCTGTAGTATTTTTAAAAGAAAAACTAACTCGTACACAGACTATAGCTTGTCTTTTTGTTGGTGGTTCACTATTATACTTATTTATCTCATTAGGGTCTCTACCTTGGATATCAATCATGCTTGCATTGACATTTGGACTTTATAGTTTATGTAAAAAGAAAATTATACTTAGCCCTAAAGCAAGCTTACTAATTGAAACTGCAATAGTATCTCCAATAGCAATAATCTATATGGGTTATCTAGCATCAAATAATTCTGTAACATTCCATACTTTTGGAACAGACACACTAATTTATCTATTATTATCTGGTGTCATTACAGCTGTGCCTCTAATGTTATTTGCTAAAGGAGCAACGGATATCCCTCTATATATGTTAGGAATTTTACAATATTTACCACCTACAATGCAATTTTTCATCGGAATTTTTGTTTATGGGGAAGAATTAAGTGTTCAAAAATTAATATCATTCTCAATAATTTGGGTGGCAGTTGCAGTCTTCTGTTATTCTGCAGTTGTATCAATGAAAAAACAAAATTTAGTTAGTGAAAGTCACAAAAAGTAA
- a CDS encoding TSUP family transporter, with translation MNLVTILLTLLGLSALYFVVMWALDIIKNKGEVGEDSNPIVGFVIGFVTDFMDTLGIGSFAPTTLLAKVTGFIKNDRLLPGTLNIGHTIPVLIEAFLFIQSVKVDAVTLLSMIVSAVVGALIGGRIVTKLPEKKIQVVMGFALLITAGLMFASKMGWLALLGANNTALHLTGIALVVGVVGNFIFGALMMAGVGLYAPCLAMVSLLGMDPKAAFPIMMGSCAALMAIGSPKFIKEGLYPRKGTIGLTIGGIIGVIVGYQFITSLSLNSLLWLIIVVVVITGFDMLRKGLKKAA, from the coding sequence ATGAACTTAGTAACGATATTATTAACATTACTAGGGCTGTCAGCACTATATTTCGTAGTGATGTGGGCGTTAGATATTATTAAAAATAAAGGTGAAGTAGGCGAAGATTCTAATCCAATCGTTGGATTTGTAATTGGTTTCGTTACAGACTTCATGGATACATTAGGTATTGGTAGTTTTGCACCAACAACATTATTAGCAAAAGTAACAGGATTTATTAAAAATGACAGATTATTACCAGGGACGTTAAATATCGGTCACACTATTCCAGTATTAATCGAAGCATTCTTATTCATTCAATCTGTAAAAGTTGATGCTGTTACTTTATTATCAATGATTGTTTCAGCTGTTGTTGGAGCTTTAATTGGTGGACGTATAGTAACGAAATTACCAGAGAAAAAAATTCAAGTTGTAATGGGATTTGCATTACTTATTACTGCAGGATTAATGTTTGCTAGTAAAATGGGATGGTTAGCTCTTCTTGGTGCTAATAATACTGCATTACACTTAACAGGAATTGCTCTTGTAGTAGGTGTTGTAGGTAACTTTATCTTTGGAGCATTGATGATGGCAGGAGTTGGTCTTTATGCACCATGTTTAGCTATGGTTTCATTATTAGGAATGGATCCAAAAGCAGCATTCCCAATTATGATGGGATCTTGTGCAGCTCTTATGGCGATTGGTTCACCTAAGTTTATTAAAGAAGGATTATACCCAAGAAAAGGTACTATAGGATTAACTATAGGGGGAATTATTGGGGTAATCGTTGGATACCAATTTATTACTTCTCTATCATTAAATAGCTTGTTATGGCTAATTATTGTAGTAGTAGTAATTACAGGATTTGATATGTTGAGAAAAGGGCTTAAAAAAGCAGCTTAA
- a CDS encoding proline racemase family protein: MKLNKMISVIDTHTAGEAARLVTAGIPKIPGKDMVEKKQYFIEHLDDVRKSVMFEPRGHQDMFGAFLLPPTKEEADFGLVFMDTGGYLNMCGHNTIAAVTAAVETGMVDVEEGATEKEVVVETPAGLIYATAKLKDNGTKVKEVSFRNVESFLYKRDVELDVEGVGHVKFDISFGGSFFCIISADQLGLEVKPENASKLKDAGLKIRDAINANIEIQHPTLAHIKTVDLVEIYDKPSHPEATFKNVVVFGDGNIDRSPCGTGTSAKLATLYAKGELKPGEPFVYESILGTLFKGRIVEERKLADFDAIIPEITGSGYILGFSNYVYDPDDSLTYGFLLG; the protein is encoded by the coding sequence ATGAAACTAAATAAAATGATTTCAGTTATCGATACACATACAGCAGGAGAAGCTGCTCGTTTAGTTACAGCAGGAATTCCAAAAATTCCTGGTAAAGATATGGTTGAGAAAAAACAATATTTCATCGAACATCTTGATGACGTAAGAAAATCAGTAATGTTTGAACCGCGTGGACACCAAGATATGTTTGGGGCATTCTTATTACCACCAACAAAAGAAGAAGCTGATTTTGGACTAGTATTCATGGATACTGGTGGTTACTTAAACATGTGTGGACACAACACTATCGCAGCTGTTACAGCAGCTGTAGAAACAGGTATGGTAGATGTTGAAGAAGGTGCTACTGAAAAAGAAGTTGTTGTAGAAACACCTGCTGGATTAATTTATGCAACTGCTAAATTAAAAGACAATGGAACTAAAGTAAAAGAAGTTTCATTTAGAAACGTTGAGTCATTCTTATACAAACGTGATGTAGAACTTGATGTAGAAGGAGTAGGACACGTTAAATTTGATATCTCATTTGGTGGAAGTTTCTTCTGTATTATTTCTGCAGACCAACTTGGTTTAGAAGTTAAACCAGAAAATGCTTCTAAACTAAAAGATGCTGGATTAAAAATTCGTGATGCAATTAATGCGAATATTGAAATTCAACACCCAACATTAGCTCACATTAAAACTGTAGACTTAGTTGAAATTTATGATAAACCATCTCACCCAGAAGCTACATTCAAAAATGTTGTAGTATTTGGTGATGGAAATATTGACCGTTCACCTTGTGGAACTGGTACTTCAGCTAAATTAGCTACATTATATGCAAAAGGTGAATTAAAACCAGGTGAACCTTTTGTTTACGAAAGTATTTTAGGTACATTATTCAAAGGTAGAATTGTTGAAGAACGTAAATTAGCAGACTTCGATGCTATTATCCCAGAAATTACAGGTTCTGGTTACATCTTAGGATTCAGTAACTATGTTTATGATCCAGATGATTCACTTACATACGGATTCTTATTAGGATAG
- the trxA gene encoding thioredoxin TrxA gives MLELNKENFEQEVLEAEGYVFVDFWSQGCEPCKALMPDVHKLAETYGDKIKFTSLDTTKARRLAIKQKVLGLPTLAIYKDGSKVEEVTKDDATIPNIEAMIKKYY, from the coding sequence ATGTTAGAACTTAATAAAGAAAACTTTGAACAAGAAGTATTGGAAGCAGAAGGATATGTGTTTGTAGACTTCTGGAGCCAAGGTTGTGAACCGTGTAAAGCTCTTATGCCTGATGTACACAAATTGGCAGAAACATATGGAGATAAAATCAAATTCACATCTCTAGATACAACAAAAGCAAGAAGACTTGCTATTAAACAAAAAGTTTTAGGGTTACCAACATTAGCGATATATAAAGATGGTAGCAAAGTCGAAGAAGTAACTAAAGACGATGCAACTATTCCTAATATTGAAGCTATGATTAAAAAATATTATTAA